In one Pseudomonadota bacterium genomic region, the following are encoded:
- the acsB gene encoding acetyl-CoA decarbonylase/synthase complex subunit alpha/beta — MSKIIASAAIRGAHKIYNKAEEKHREALERFGPKQEVGFPNTAYYLPIIYAMTGIGVSKLEDMRRVLDICKRLIPPPVKEKTPLPYLAPALDAGMATFFAEEIIEAIRYLEEPGFYLANSEEVNPSDKGGLWLGAANDVIFRKRGVEFVDGTAPGFAAIAGAVPDPQTAARIALELQEKNLYVFMCAGHEGNRFSEQLIEANVQIGWPTRLVPFGPDISAAVFAIGFACRVAMAFGGIKPGDFRRNLIYNKDRTYAFVLALGNVTDEWYANAAGAINWGFPTIADTPIPQVLPTGICTYEHVVSNISHDQIVQKAVEVRGLKVQVAKVPIPVSYGPAFEGERVRGEEIYLEMGGGRTIAVEWTTTRRMEEVDDGKVEVIGPDVDDVKPGTRLHFAMLAEVAGRSFQEDFEPILERQNHHLINQAQGIMHIGQRDIAWIRVSKQAVEKGFKLEHIGKIIHAKYHQDFGAIFDKVQIKIYTEEEKVKEILEQARASYNHRDARVEGMTDESIDTFYSCILCQSFAPNHVCVISPERTGLCGAYNWLDCRAAFEISPEGPNQPIQKGECLDEMLGQFKGCNEYVSKASRQKVQNVSLYSLMVDPMTTCGCCECIAAIMPMCNGIMTVDRDFTDMTPCGMKFTTLAGSVGGGAQSPGFLGHSKYNIAQRKFLKGDGGLLRLVWMPKRLKEEIKERLQKRGEELGIPNFIDMIADETVAITEDEVLEYITAKGHPCLTMDSLM; from the coding sequence ATGTCTAAGATTATAGCATCGGCGGCAATAAGAGGAGCACATAAAATTTACAATAAGGCTGAAGAAAAACATAGGGAAGCCCTGGAAAGATTTGGACCAAAACAGGAGGTTGGTTTTCCCAATACCGCTTATTATCTCCCCATCATATATGCCATGACGGGTATAGGTGTATCAAAGTTAGAAGATATGCGAAGAGTTCTTGATATCTGTAAAAGACTTATTCCGCCTCCCGTAAAGGAGAAGACTCCTCTCCCTTACCTTGCCCCGGCCCTTGATGCCGGAATGGCGACCTTTTTTGCTGAAGAAATAATAGAGGCCATCAGGTACCTCGAGGAACCGGGTTTTTACCTTGCCAACAGTGAAGAAGTAAATCCTTCAGATAAGGGGGGATTATGGCTGGGCGCAGCGAATGATGTGATTTTCAGAAAGAGGGGCGTAGAGTTTGTAGATGGAACAGCGCCAGGTTTTGCTGCTATCGCCGGGGCCGTTCCTGACCCGCAGACTGCTGCCCGGATTGCCCTTGAATTGCAGGAAAAGAATCTCTATGTCTTTATGTGTGCCGGGCATGAGGGGAACAGGTTTTCCGAGCAACTTATCGAAGCGAATGTTCAGATAGGATGGCCAACACGTCTTGTCCCGTTTGGCCCGGATATATCTGCCGCTGTTTTTGCAATAGGTTTTGCGTGCCGTGTTGCCATGGCCTTTGGCGGTATCAAACCGGGAGACTTCAGGAGAAACCTTATTTACAACAAAGACAGGACATATGCCTTTGTCCTTGCCCTTGGAAATGTGACCGATGAATGGTATGCCAATGCAGCAGGCGCAATAAACTGGGGATTTCCCACTATAGCGGATACGCCCATCCCGCAGGTTTTACCCACAGGTATATGCACCTATGAGCATGTAGTTTCTAACATTTCCCATGACCAGATAGTGCAGAAAGCGGTTGAGGTAAGGGGTCTCAAGGTGCAGGTTGCTAAAGTTCCAATCCCTGTTTCTTATGGACCTGCATTTGAGGGTGAAAGGGTGCGTGGTGAGGAAATTTACCTCGAAATGGGTGGCGGCAGGACTATCGCGGTTGAGTGGACGACGACGAGAAGGATGGAAGAGGTGGACGACGGAAAGGTTGAAGTAATCGGACCTGATGTAGACGATGTTAAGCCGGGAACAAGACTGCACTTTGCAATGCTCGCAGAGGTTGCAGGGCGGAGTTTTCAGGAAGACTTTGAACCTATCCTTGAGCGCCAGAACCACCATCTGATCAATCAGGCGCAGGGTATTATGCACATCGGCCAGAGAGATATTGCATGGATAAGGGTCTCAAAGCAGGCAGTAGAAAAAGGTTTTAAGCTGGAGCACATAGGGAAAATAATTCATGCAAAATATCATCAGGATTTTGGAGCAATCTTTGATAAAGTTCAAATAAAGATTTATACAGAAGAAGAAAAGGTAAAGGAGATACTCGAGCAGGCGAGGGCGTCGTATAATCACAGGGACGCAAGAGTTGAAGGTATGACAGATGAGAGCATTGATACCTTTTACTCCTGTATTTTATGCCAGTCTTTTGCCCCCAATCATGTATGCGTCATAAGCCCTGAACGGACAGGCCTCTGTGGCGCCTATAACTGGCTTGACTGCCGTGCTGCCTTTGAAATAAGTCCTGAAGGACCGAATCAGCCCATTCAGAAAGGTGAGTGCCTTGATGAAATGCTTGGCCAGTTTAAGGGATGCAATGAATATGTCAGCAAGGCATCGAGACAGAAGGTTCAGAATGTCAGCTTATACAGCCTTATGGTAGATCCCATGACAACGTGCGGGTGTTGTGAGTGCATTGCTGCCATAATGCCCATGTGCAATGGTATAATGACAGTGGACAGGGATTTTACGGATATGACTCCCTGCGGTATGAAATTTACAACCCTTGCCGGTTCTGTGGGTGGCGGCGCACAAAGCCCGGGTTTCCTGGGACACAGCAAGTACAACATAGCACAGAGGAAGTTTTTAAAAGGCGATGGCGGTCTTTTGAGACTTGTATGGATGCCGAAACGATTGAAAGAAGAGATCAAGGAAAGGTTGCAGAAGAGGGGGGAAGAACTTGGCATACCGAACTTCATTGATATGATCGCCGATGAAACGGTTGCAATTACCGAAGACGAGGTACTGGAGTATATAACAGCAAAGGGCCATCCATGCCTTACGATGGATTCGTTGATGTAA
- a CDS encoding acetyl-CoA decarbonylase/synthase complex subunit delta, translating into MAFEIPKIKYTGRIKEVTIGTGSEAIKVGGESCYPFYVFEGEMPNPPKVAFEVWDYEPQDWQEWAVEPFRDVIKDPVAWAKKCIDVYGAELIALQLKSADPNGMDRDVEEAVAVVKNVVDAIAVPLIVWGTANDEKDATLLRRVTEVCEGKNVAIGPVAEKNYKQIGAMAIGYNQIVMASTPIDVNLAKQLNILLGNLGVPDEKIVVDPTTGGLGYGLEYTYSVMERDRMAALTQEDAKLQYPVICNLAHEVWKTRETRLTKEEDPKLGDEKKRSILMEAITAMSLLMAGADIVVMRHPDSIALIKDMIGELTA; encoded by the coding sequence ATGGCTTTTGAAATACCAAAAATAAAGTATACGGGAAGGATAAAGGAAGTAACTATCGGAACCGGATCTGAGGCAATCAAGGTAGGTGGAGAAAGTTGTTACCCCTTTTATGTCTTTGAGGGGGAAATGCCAAACCCTCCGAAAGTAGCCTTCGAAGTGTGGGATTATGAGCCGCAGGACTGGCAGGAATGGGCCGTAGAGCCATTCAGGGATGTCATAAAAGATCCTGTAGCCTGGGCAAAAAAATGTATTGATGTATATGGAGCGGAACTTATTGCACTGCAATTAAAGAGTGCCGACCCGAACGGTATGGACAGGGATGTGGAGGAAGCTGTGGCAGTTGTTAAAAATGTTGTTGATGCTATAGCCGTTCCTCTTATTGTATGGGGTACGGCGAATGATGAGAAGGATGCTACACTATTACGCAGGGTGACAGAGGTGTGCGAGGGTAAAAATGTTGCAATAGGGCCTGTTGCCGAAAAGAATTACAAACAGATAGGCGCCATGGCTATCGGTTATAACCAGATTGTTATGGCATCAACCCCTATAGATGTTAACCTTGCAAAGCAGTTGAATATTCTCCTCGGCAACCTTGGTGTTCCTGATGAAAAGATTGTTGTTGATCCTACAACCGGCGGTCTTGGCTATGGCCTGGAATATACATACTCTGTAATGGAGAGGGACAGAATGGCAGCGCTCACCCAGGAGGATGCAAAGCTCCAGTACCCCGTCATCTGCAACCTTGCTCATGAAGTCTGGAAGACAAGAGAAACGAGACTTACAAAAGAGGAAGACCCTAAACTTGGAGACGAGAAGAAGAGGTCGATATTAATGGAAGCAATCACGGCCATGAGCCTTCTTATGGCAGGGGCCGATATTGTGGTTATGAGACATCCTGATAGCATCGCACTGATTAAGGATATGATTGGGGAATTAACTGCCTGA
- the folD gene encoding bifunctional methylenetetrahydrofolate dehydrogenase/methenyltetrahydrofolate cyclohydrolase FolD — protein sequence MSARIISGTAIASQIREEIRQEVIDLKAHHGIEPGLVTIIVGKNPASISYVTAKQKTAKELGFYSVQEDMPEDVSETALLEMIDKYNKDLKIHGILVQLPLPKQVNETKILYAIDPDKDVDGFHPVNVGKLMIGEARFYPCTPYGIQQLLMRSNVQIDGAEVVVVGRSNIVGKPISMMLVQKAKGANATVTMCHTGTRDLVFHTKRADILIVAAGRPKAITADMVKEGVVIVDVGVNRIGMTPEGKAKLCGDVDFEALKEKAAAITPVPGGVGPMTITMLMLNTVKAAKYTVGSKQ from the coding sequence ATGTCAGCCAGAATAATCAGTGGTACGGCAATAGCTTCTCAGATTCGAGAGGAAATCAGGCAGGAAGTAATTGATTTAAAGGCACATCATGGAATTGAACCTGGCCTTGTAACCATTATTGTGGGAAAAAATCCTGCATCGATAAGTTATGTGACGGCGAAGCAGAAGACGGCCAAAGAACTTGGTTTTTATTCTGTTCAGGAAGATATGCCGGAGGATGTTTCAGAGACAGCGCTTCTCGAGATGATCGACAAATACAACAAAGACCTTAAAATACATGGTATACTTGTCCAATTGCCGCTCCCGAAGCAGGTTAACGAAACAAAGATTCTCTATGCGATAGACCCGGATAAGGATGTGGATGGTTTTCACCCGGTTAATGTAGGTAAATTAATGATCGGTGAAGCACGATTTTATCCATGCACCCCCTATGGAATTCAGCAACTCCTTATGAGGAGCAATGTGCAGATAGACGGGGCAGAGGTTGTTGTTGTGGGAAGGAGTAATATTGTGGGCAAACCAATTTCCATGATGCTTGTCCAGAAGGCAAAGGGTGCAAACGCAACGGTTACCATGTGTCATACCGGAACAAGAGACCTTGTGTTTCATACAAAAAGGGCTGATATTCTCATTGTGGCAGCGGGTCGACCAAAGGCGATAACTGCTGATATGGTCAAGGAAGGTGTTGTCATTGTAGATGTTGGTGTAAACAGGATTGGCATGACGCCTGAGGGTAAGGCAAAACTATGCGGAGATGTCGATTTTGAGGCATTGAAGGAGAAGGCTGCAGCGATTACACCTGTCCCGGGTGGAGTCGGACCGATGACAATAACAATGCTAATGCTGAATACGGTAAAGGCAGCGAAATATACAGTAGGCAGTAAGCAGTAG
- a CDS encoding AAA family ATPase — translation MPKVIAIAGKGGVGKTTFTGMFVRYIVEKLKDVPVLAVDADPNSNLNELLGVTVKISIGDARELMKKDVPAGMTKDVWFEYKVNEAVIEGKGFDLLVMGRPEGPGCYCAANSLAKKSIDALKGNYAYVVVDNEAGMEHMSRLVTQDIDHLYVISDATPRGILTAKRILDLIRELNLNIKNTHVVINRLDEKKEEGLMNLATQNDVKVDGLIRHDEILAMDDIEGKTIFSLSMESVALVDAYKVFEKTLTK, via the coding sequence ATGCCGAAGGTTATAGCGATTGCAGGGAAGGGTGGTGTTGGTAAGACTACTTTTACAGGGATGTTTGTCAGATATATTGTTGAGAAATTAAAGGATGTTCCTGTGCTGGCTGTTGATGCCGATCCTAACTCAAATTTGAACGAATTACTCGGCGTCACTGTAAAAATCTCAATCGGTGATGCCCGTGAGCTTATGAAAAAGGATGTGCCGGCAGGGATGACAAAGGACGTTTGGTTTGAATATAAAGTGAACGAAGCGGTCATTGAAGGAAAGGGGTTTGATCTTCTTGTAATGGGAAGACCTGAGGGGCCGGGATGTTATTGTGCAGCCAACAGTCTTGCAAAAAAATCTATCGATGCATTGAAGGGAAACTATGCCTATGTGGTGGTTGACAATGAGGCGGGTATGGAGCATATGAGCAGGCTGGTTACCCAGGATATTGACCATCTTTACGTGATTTCCGACGCAACGCCCCGTGGTATTTTAACGGCAAAAAGAATACTTGACCTTATCAGGGAATTGAATCTCAATATCAAAAATACTCATGTAGTCATAAACAGATTGGATGAAAAGAAAGAGGAAGGTCTGATGAACCTTGCGACACAGAACGATGTGAAAGTGGATGGCTTAATAAGACACGATGAAATACTTGCAATGGACGATATTGAGGGAAAAACAATATTTTCTCTCAGCATGGAATCAGTTGCGCTTGTCGATGCCTATAAGGTCTTTGAGAAAACGCTAACCAAATAA
- a CDS encoding ASKHA domain-containing protein translates to MAQYRITFLPMDRVFIAEDSENLLEMAMKYGIYINASCGGNAACGKCRIKIIKGDVYAPIHPKIPQWEYDAGMRLACMTIPRGDVTVEIPLESQIDRSVLKRRRRAPHILSAIDIGQLVKGWEVDPAVFKRYIELPEPSLQDNISDLGRLMREIKRKHNIENISVDFKILTRLSRILRDSRWKVTVTIVLTRKGCKLINIEPGNTEDKNFSIVIDIGTTTVCGQILDLANCSALKLIEHTGNGRDVCTIAESSDYNAQISYGEDVISRIMYSRKKGGLKKLNEVVIGTINKVVKELLETSGISIEHISHLVFAGNTTMTHLALGIDPKYIMLSPYTPTATLIPPVRAVDLDVNVNDHVHVYIFPCVASYVGGDVVAGVLGSGILKRDKITLFMDIGTNGEIVLGNNDWLMCASCSAGPAFEGGGITFGMRAGKGAIEQVKINPTTFEPMILTIGRVKPLGICGSGLIDIVAELIEVGLIDQNGKFIRDLQTERLRAGESGYEYVLCYSPETQINRDIVITEADLDNLIRTKAAIYAGCRILLENAGLSFGDIEMVVIAGGFGHYIDIEKAQTIGLLPELPLKRFIFVGNGSLLGARLLSFSKGFIDEAERIAKMMTNLELSNMNKFIEEFVAAMFLPHTDEKAFPGVIARLKIKSRKQVAGVR, encoded by the coding sequence ATGGCACAATATAGAATCACATTTCTTCCAATGGATAGAGTTTTCATAGCTGAAGATAGCGAGAATCTGCTTGAAATGGCTATGAAATACGGTATCTACATAAACGCATCCTGCGGAGGCAATGCTGCGTGCGGCAAATGCAGGATAAAGATTATTAAAGGGGATGTTTACGCGCCTATCCATCCAAAAATACCCCAATGGGAATATGATGCCGGGATGCGCCTGGCCTGTATGACTATTCCACGTGGTGATGTTACTGTGGAGATACCCCTTGAATCGCAAATTGACCGGTCTGTCTTAAAAAGAAGGCGGCGGGCGCCGCACATTCTTTCTGCCATTGATATTGGTCAGCTTGTGAAAGGATGGGAGGTTGATCCCGCTGTATTTAAACGGTATATCGAACTTCCCGAACCTTCTCTGCAGGACAATATATCGGATCTTGGCAGACTCATGAGGGAGATTAAAAGAAAGCATAATATTGAAAATATATCTGTTGATTTTAAGATTCTCACAAGGCTGAGCAGGATTTTAAGGGATTCCCGTTGGAAGGTTACTGTTACAATTGTTCTTACGAGGAAAGGCTGCAAACTGATTAATATAGAACCTGGCAATACGGAAGATAAAAATTTTTCTATTGTTATTGACATTGGTACGACCACAGTTTGTGGTCAAATCCTTGATCTTGCCAATTGCTCGGCATTAAAGCTGATTGAGCACACAGGCAATGGGAGGGATGTCTGCACAATTGCTGAATCCTCTGATTATAATGCCCAGATCAGTTACGGAGAAGACGTTATTTCAAGAATAATGTACTCCCGGAAAAAGGGGGGATTGAAGAAGCTTAATGAAGTTGTTATCGGAACGATTAATAAGGTTGTAAAAGAACTCCTTGAAACAAGCGGGATCAGCATTGAGCATATATCGCACCTCGTGTTTGCCGGGAACACTACTATGACACACCTTGCCCTCGGGATTGATCCGAAATATATCATGCTTTCACCATATACCCCGACTGCTACACTGATACCGCCTGTAAGGGCAGTGGATCTCGATGTTAACGTGAATGATCATGTGCATGTCTATATATTCCCCTGTGTTGCTTCATATGTGGGAGGTGATGTTGTTGCCGGGGTGCTTGGTTCAGGTATTTTGAAGAGGGATAAAATTACATTGTTTATGGATATAGGCACAAACGGTGAAATAGTTCTTGGCAATAACGATTGGCTCATGTGTGCTTCCTGTTCTGCGGGCCCTGCATTTGAGGGTGGTGGTATTACATTCGGGATGAGGGCAGGGAAGGGTGCTATCGAACAGGTAAAGATTAATCCGACGACCTTTGAACCGATGATCCTCACCATAGGAAGGGTGAAGCCTTTAGGAATATGCGGTTCCGGACTGATTGACATTGTTGCAGAACTGATAGAGGTAGGGCTGATTGACCAGAATGGCAAGTTTATAAGGGATTTACAGACAGAAAGACTCAGGGCAGGGGAGAGTGGTTATGAATATGTTCTTTGTTATTCCCCGGAGACGCAGATAAACAGAGACATTGTCATTACCGAAGCAGACCTGGATAACCTGATCCGCACAAAGGCTGCCATATATGCCGGGTGCAGGATACTTCTTGAAAATGCAGGTCTTTCATTTGGCGATATTGAGATGGTAGTTATTGCAGGCGGTTTCGGGCATTACATCGACATTGAAAAGGCCCAGACTATCGGGCTTTTGCCTGAATTACCCCTTAAACGGTTTATATTTGTGGGTAACGGTTCGCTCCTTGGCGCACGGTTGCTCTCCTTTTCAAAAGGATTTATAGATGAAGCAGAGAGGATTGCAAAGATGATGACAAACCTTGAATTGTCTAATATGAATAAATTTATAGAAGAATTTGTGGCAGCGATGTTCCTGCCGCACACCGATGAGAAGGCATTCCCTGGCGTGATTGCAAGACTGAAGATTAAAAGCAGGAAGCAGGTAGCAGGGGTCAGGTAG
- a CDS encoding IclR family transcriptional regulator: MYNAPVLKKAIEVLKFIVKDGNPLGVTEISKQLSISKSTVFGILKAFEEEKFIVKDKATKKYVIGQELLELSKNVFKGGEFTTIARPFLEKLIGLVDETVFLCVREDNVIKVLDAIETKKTFKISSPVGAAFPITASVLCKAFLSPMDNEKIRSFLKERGLPKYTENSITDIDLFLKEVEKTRTLGYSLDLEEYLTGIRAVATLIYTDGVPAGAVCAVGFSRSLSDDKLPHVIKHLKNTAQQISERLSQFNLKQ, from the coding sequence ATGTACAATGCACCGGTACTCAAGAAAGCAATAGAAGTTTTAAAATTTATCGTAAAAGACGGTAATCCTCTTGGCGTCACAGAAATATCAAAACAACTATCCATAAGCAAAAGTACTGTTTTCGGGATACTCAAGGCCTTTGAGGAAGAAAAATTCATTGTCAAGGATAAGGCCACCAAAAAATATGTTATCGGACAGGAATTACTTGAACTTTCAAAAAATGTTTTTAAGGGAGGGGAGTTCACAACAATTGCGAGACCGTTTCTGGAGAAGCTTATCGGGCTTGTTGATGAAACGGTATTCCTCTGCGTCAGAGAAGACAATGTGATAAAAGTCCTCGATGCCATAGAAACGAAAAAAACTTTTAAAATTTCTTCGCCTGTGGGAGCTGCATTTCCTATAACAGCATCAGTGCTATGTAAAGCCTTTCTTTCACCAATGGACAATGAAAAGATAAGGAGCTTCCTTAAAGAGAGAGGGTTACCAAAATATACCGAGAACAGTATCACTGATATAGACCTTTTCCTGAAAGAGGTCGAAAAAACGAGAACATTGGGATATAGCCTCGATCTTGAAGAGTATTTGACAGGCATCAGGGCTGTGGCAACTCTGATATACACAGATGGTGTCCCTGCAGGTGCTGTTTGTGCAGTAGGTTTTTCACGCTCTTTGAGCGACGACAAATTGCCCCATGTAATCAAACATTTAAAAAACACGGCACAACAGATAAGCGAAAGGCTTTCACAATTCAATCTGAAACAATAA
- a CDS encoding formate--tetrahydrofolate ligase: protein MPYDAMIMADWQISEAAEEQMKSIWQLQEEIGLQKDEVIPSGRVGRIDFAKVLERLGDKADGNYIDVTAITPTPLGEGKTTTTMGLIEGLGKRGKQAGGAIRQPSTGPTMNVKGSAAGGGNAQVIPLTEFSLGLTGDVSAVTYAHNLAMVALTSRMQHERNYSDEALGKRGLRRLDVDSKNVPMGWVMDFCAQTLRNIIVGIGGRMDGFTMQSRFDIAVSSEVMAILSIAKDLKDLREKIGKITVAYSMNGKPITAEDLEVAGAMCAFMRESINPTLLQTVEGQPVLVHAGPFANIAIGQSSIIADRIGLKMFDYHVTESGFAADVGFEKFWNVKCRISGLKPNVTVITATIRALKMHGGGPRVAPGLPIPDEYKKENLPLLEKGLPNLIHHIRTVKMSGIKPVVCINGFYTDTKDEIALVRRYAENEGARVAFSEHWLKGGEGALELADAVIDACEEQVDFQFLYPIEMPLMQRVEVIAKSVYGADGVLWIPEAEAKAKKIEADPEKRDYYTMMVKTHLSLSHEPEMKGVPKGWTLPVRDVLIYSGAKFLCPVAGAISLMPGTSSDPAFRKIDIDVNTRKVKGLF, encoded by the coding sequence ATGCCATATGATGCAATGATAATGGCTGACTGGCAGATTTCTGAGGCTGCAGAGGAACAGATGAAGTCTATATGGCAACTTCAGGAAGAGATTGGTCTACAAAAAGACGAGGTAATTCCATCGGGCAGGGTTGGCAGGATAGATTTTGCGAAGGTCCTGGAGAGACTTGGTGACAAAGCAGACGGAAACTATATTGATGTAACTGCAATTACGCCAACACCCCTTGGTGAAGGCAAAACAACAACAACCATGGGGCTGATTGAAGGCCTGGGAAAAAGAGGAAAACAGGCAGGTGGTGCAATACGGCAACCTTCAACGGGACCCACAATGAATGTTAAAGGAAGCGCTGCCGGAGGGGGTAACGCACAGGTTATCCCATTGACTGAGTTTTCGCTCGGGCTTACGGGAGATGTGTCTGCCGTTACCTATGCCCACAATCTTGCCATGGTCGCCCTTACTTCAAGGATGCAGCATGAAAGAAATTATAGCGATGAGGCGCTTGGAAAGAGAGGCCTGCGTCGTCTGGACGTTGATTCAAAAAATGTGCCCATGGGGTGGGTAATGGATTTCTGTGCCCAGACTTTAAGAAATATCATTGTGGGTATCGGGGGGAGAATGGATGGTTTTACCATGCAATCCCGTTTTGATATTGCTGTAAGCTCGGAAGTAATGGCGATCCTGTCAATTGCTAAGGACCTTAAAGATCTGCGTGAAAAAATAGGGAAGATTACGGTTGCATATTCAATGAATGGGAAACCCATAACAGCGGAAGACCTGGAAGTGGCAGGTGCTATGTGTGCTTTCATGAGAGAAAGTATAAACCCGACACTCCTGCAGACGGTGGAAGGTCAACCTGTTTTGGTTCATGCAGGACCTTTTGCGAATATTGCAATTGGCCAATCTTCTATCATTGCGGACCGCATTGGCCTTAAAATGTTTGACTACCATGTAACAGAAAGTGGATTTGCTGCAGATGTAGGTTTTGAAAAGTTTTGGAATGTCAAGTGCAGGATTAGCGGTTTGAAGCCTAACGTAACAGTGATAACTGCCACAATAAGGGCCTTGAAGATGCATGGAGGCGGCCCGAGGGTTGCGCCGGGTTTGCCGATTCCCGACGAATATAAGAAAGAAAACCTCCCGTTGCTGGAAAAGGGTTTACCAAATCTTATCCATCATATCCGCACAGTAAAGATGTCCGGCATCAAACCCGTGGTTTGTATCAACGGTTTTTATACTGACACAAAGGATGAAATTGCCCTTGTTCGCAGGTATGCTGAAAATGAAGGTGCCCGTGTTGCTTTTTCTGAACACTGGCTTAAGGGAGGCGAGGGAGCCCTGGAGCTTGCAGATGCGGTCATTGATGCTTGTGAAGAGCAGGTTGATTTTCAATTCCTTTACCCAATCGAAATGCCTTTAATGCAAAGGGTCGAAGTGATTGCAAAAAGTGTTTATGGTGCTGACGGTGTTTTATGGATTCCCGAGGCAGAGGCAAAGGCAAAAAAGATTGAGGCAGACCCGGAGAAAAGAGACTATTATACCATGATGGTGAAAACCCACTTAAGTTTGTCCCATGAACCGGAGATGAAGGGTGTTCCAAAAGGATGGACCTTGCCGGTCAGGGATGTCCTTATATATTCAGGCGCAAAATTTTTATGCCCTGTAGCGGGTGCTATAAGTTTAATGCCGGGAACAAGTTCCGACCCTGCGTTCAGGAAGATAGATATTGATGTAAATACCAGGAAAGTTAAAGGGTTATTTTAA